From Halorubrum salinarum, the proteins below share one genomic window:
- a CDS encoding dihydrodipicolinate synthase family protein, producing MPIFDLPDAAVSPPIVTPFAADGDAPGGEVDADALASHVDALVEAGIDGVVPCGTTGEFASLDDGERRTVIETVVDAADGRVPVIAGTADTAVSRVRDHLSAAAAAGADAGLVTLPYYHTSTDPDGQRAFLEAVADDAPLPILLYDIPATVGEGIDLDALADAAARESVIGMKDTTGDLTGLEAKIGGTPEDFAVFQGVDAQLYPSASLGVDGGIHALSQAIPEVFDALGEAIRDGDDERALALHRRAVAPLFARCADHGFAPATKVAAAHRGFIPDPAVRPPLTLPDEAAREAIRDDVDAALDVV from the coding sequence ATGCCAATCTTCGATCTGCCGGACGCAGCCGTCTCGCCGCCGATAGTGACGCCGTTCGCCGCCGACGGCGACGCCCCCGGCGGCGAGGTCGACGCCGACGCCCTTGCGAGCCACGTCGACGCGCTCGTCGAGGCCGGGATCGACGGGGTTGTCCCCTGCGGGACGACCGGCGAGTTCGCGAGCCTCGACGACGGCGAGCGGCGGACCGTGATCGAGACCGTCGTCGACGCGGCCGACGGGCGAGTCCCGGTCATCGCCGGCACGGCCGACACCGCCGTCTCGCGGGTCCGAGACCACCTGTCGGCCGCCGCGGCGGCCGGAGCCGACGCGGGGCTCGTCACGCTTCCCTACTACCACACGTCGACGGACCCGGACGGGCAGCGAGCGTTCCTGGAGGCCGTCGCCGACGACGCTCCCCTCCCGATCCTGCTGTACGACATCCCGGCGACGGTCGGCGAGGGCATCGACCTCGACGCGCTCGCCGACGCGGCGGCCCGCGAGTCGGTGATCGGAATGAAGGACACGACCGGCGACCTCACCGGCCTGGAGGCGAAAATCGGCGGCACGCCCGAGGACTTCGCCGTCTTCCAGGGCGTCGACGCCCAGCTGTACCCGAGCGCGAGCCTCGGCGTCGACGGCGGGATCCACGCGCTCTCGCAGGCGATCCCGGAGGTCTTCGACGCGCTCGGCGAGGCGATCCGCGACGGCGACGACGAGCGGGCACTGGCGCTCCACCGCCGCGCGGTCGCGCCGCTTTTCGCCCGCTGCGCCGACCACGGCTTCGCGCCGGCGACGAAGGTGGCGGCGGCGCACCGCGGCTTCATCCCCGACCCGGCGGTGCGCCCGCCGCTAACGCTCCCGGACGAGGCCGCCCGCGAGGCGATCCGCGACGACGTGGACGCGGCGCTGGACGTGGTCTGA
- a CDS encoding class I SAM-dependent methyltransferase, whose protein sequence is MKGQDWYQADEVAEEYDDVRFSGGGQLIDRREKEAVLAALGPIDPGHRVLEVACGTGRFTTMLADQGADVVGLDVSREMLEQAREKVAAAGHADAVEFLRGDASRLPFPDDHFDTVVAMRFFHLMDDPVPFAKELRRVSRDQVFFDTFNSRSLRTLYTWLLPMGSRLYSERQVAAMLGDAGLTLANEEHDFVLPYGFYRELPGAVARPFRALDELAGDTIPGDYVASVSYWDARVPDGK, encoded by the coding sequence CGACGACGTCCGCTTCTCCGGCGGCGGACAGCTCATCGACCGCCGGGAGAAGGAGGCCGTCCTCGCCGCGTTGGGGCCCATCGATCCCGGTCACCGCGTGCTGGAGGTCGCCTGCGGCACCGGACGGTTCACGACGATGCTCGCCGATCAGGGCGCGGACGTCGTCGGGCTCGACGTCTCCCGCGAGATGCTCGAACAGGCCCGCGAGAAGGTCGCCGCCGCCGGGCACGCCGACGCCGTCGAGTTCCTCCGCGGCGACGCCTCGCGGCTCCCGTTCCCGGATGACCACTTCGACACGGTCGTCGCGATGCGATTCTTCCACCTGATGGACGACCCGGTCCCGTTCGCGAAGGAGCTCCGTCGGGTCAGCCGCGACCAGGTGTTCTTCGACACGTTCAACAGCCGCAGCCTGCGGACGCTGTACACCTGGCTGCTCCCGATGGGATCGCGGCTCTACTCGGAGCGCCAGGTCGCCGCCATGCTCGGCGACGCGGGGCTCACACTCGCGAACGAGGAGCACGACTTCGTGTTGCCGTACGGCTTCTACCGCGAGCTGCCGGGCGCGGTCGCGCGGCCGTTCCGGGCGCTCGACGAGCTCGCGGGCGACACGATCCCCGGCGACTACGTCGCCTCGGTGTCGTACTGGGACGCCAGGGTACCGGACGGGAAGTGA
- a CDS encoding TRAM domain-containing protein, producing the protein MEISEKLLCLFSAEVREADDGEYVVDVPNREIETGSLEPGETYRVALVARDGAAASTDDADSAPSRNNDGPQPPVEPGEMRYVEIEDLGKQGDGIARVERGYVIIVPDTEVGERVKIEVTEVKSNFAVGEVVEEAG; encoded by the coding sequence ATGGAAATCTCCGAGAAGCTCCTCTGTCTGTTCAGCGCGGAAGTTCGCGAGGCCGACGACGGCGAGTACGTCGTCGACGTGCCCAACCGAGAGATCGAGACCGGGTCGCTGGAGCCGGGCGAGACGTACCGCGTCGCGCTCGTCGCGCGCGACGGGGCCGCGGCGTCGACGGACGACGCCGACAGCGCCCCCTCCCGGAACAACGACGGACCGCAGCCGCCGGTCGAGCCCGGCGAGATGCGGTACGTCGAGATCGAGGACCTCGGCAAGCAGGGCGACGGGATCGCCCGCGTCGAGCGCGGCTACGTGATCATCGTCCCCGACACCGAGGTCGGCGAGCGCGTGAAGATCGAAGTGACCGAAGTGAAGTCCAACTTCGCCGTCGGCGAAGTCGTCGAAGAGGCGGGCTGA